From a single Ignavibacteria bacterium genomic region:
- the hemH gene encoding ferrochelatase: MNKIAVVIMNLGGPDSMDAIEPFLRNLFSDPDIFNLPFGQKLFAKIISKRRAPKVAEEYHLIGGKSPINEWTELQRSMLETRLREIYSSESGELSFSIDVFTAMRYWNPLTAETAQKVAAGNYDKVILLPLYPHYSITTTGSSFNEWKRVYKGDMSKVAYIRNYYNQPLYVKAINERIDECLLRFPEERRNMVNILFSAHGTPVSLVKKGDPYSGEIRNTMETVMKLRSYSHMYHLSFQSKVGPVKWLEPATDDKLMELGSKGVKDVLVVPISFVSDHVETSFELDIEYRHNAEEAKIENYIVMTGLNDSKTFVEGLAELVLSELTGKKEILNP, encoded by the coding sequence ATGAACAAGATAGCTGTTGTAATAATGAATCTGGGTGGTCCCGACTCGATGGATGCGATAGAACCATTTCTTCGCAATCTGTTTAGCGATCCCGATATATTTAATCTCCCTTTCGGGCAGAAACTTTTTGCAAAGATTATTTCGAAGAGGAGAGCCCCGAAAGTTGCGGAAGAGTACCATTTGATTGGGGGAAAGTCACCTATCAACGAATGGACCGAACTGCAAAGATCTATGCTTGAAACAAGACTTAGGGAAATATATTCTTCTGAAAGCGGAGAATTATCTTTTTCCATAGATGTATTCACGGCAATGCGTTACTGGAATCCACTCACAGCAGAGACAGCTCAAAAGGTTGCTGCAGGTAACTATGACAAGGTTATCTTGCTCCCTCTCTACCCTCATTACTCAATCACCACGACAGGTTCATCATTCAATGAATGGAAACGGGTGTACAAAGGCGATATGTCCAAGGTTGCATATATCCGAAACTACTACAACCAGCCGCTTTATGTTAAAGCGATCAATGAACGAATCGATGAATGTCTCTTGAGATTCCCCGAAGAACGGAGGAATATGGTGAACATACTTTTCAGTGCACATGGCACACCGGTCAGTCTTGTTAAAAAAGGTGATCCGTACAGCGGTGAAATCAGGAACACCATGGAGACGGTAATGAAACTCAGGAGTTATTCTCACATGTATCATCTTTCGTTTCAGAGTAAAGTAGGTCCTGTAAAATGGCTGGAACCGGCCACAGACGACAAACTAATGGAGCTCGGAAGCAAGGGAGTGAAGGATGTGCTGGTAGTACCGATAAGTTTTGTCTCAGATCATGTAGAGACTTCATTTGAACTGGACATCGAATACCGCCATAATGCTGAAGAAGCAAAAATTGAAAATTACATAGTAATGACCGGATTGAACGACTCCAAGACTTTTGTGGAAGGTCTTGCCGAACTTGTTTTATCCGAACTTACCGGAAAAAAAGAAATATTGAACCCCTGA
- the hemG gene encoding protoporphyrinogen oxidase → MKNIVILGAGISGLTAAHWLFRDKVDFTILEAGDKPGGSIKTEKENGFLMDFGPNSGLETSPYIREMVSQLGLDDEMIYASETSNKRYILKNDELMPLPTSPGAFLKTRLFSPMAKIRVMKEPFVGKSKDGYNQSLAEFVTRRLGREFLDYAIDPFVSGVFAGDAEKLSVKSAFPKLYRLEELYGGLIKGVIKGARERKQAKARNEESKQSAKMFSFRSGMGILPDTIAAQFPDRINYNCKVSKVTKEENGYSVTYEKNGTTHTIKCDILLSTLPAHVSADVFADFDQNLSSHFREIYHPPVKVLFVAFKKSEIRTPLDGFGFLIPSKEKKIFLGAIWSSVIFENRCNSNLAAFTVFIGGAKNFDVFRRFGKEIESKVIEELRHIMKISGEPVFSKSRMWDKAIPQYNLGYYLHDIYFNKIETENPGLLFSGNFREGISIGDCFKNSKPAAEKVKKYL, encoded by the coding sequence ATGAAAAATATAGTAATACTCGGCGCAGGAATCTCAGGCCTTACAGCCGCACACTGGTTGTTTCGTGATAAAGTGGATTTCACCATACTTGAAGCGGGTGACAAACCGGGCGGAAGTATCAAGACTGAGAAGGAAAATGGCTTTCTGATGGATTTTGGTCCCAACAGCGGACTCGAAACTTCACCCTACATTCGAGAAATGGTCAGCCAGCTTGGGCTGGATGATGAGATGATTTATGCAAGTGAGACCTCAAATAAAAGATACATCCTTAAAAATGATGAACTGATGCCATTGCCAACCAGTCCCGGCGCTTTCCTTAAAACAAGGCTCTTCTCACCAATGGCGAAAATTCGAGTGATGAAAGAACCGTTTGTTGGAAAATCGAAGGATGGCTACAATCAGAGCCTCGCCGAATTTGTTACAAGAAGACTGGGCAGGGAATTTCTTGATTATGCGATCGATCCATTCGTATCGGGTGTTTTTGCGGGGGACGCAGAGAAACTGAGTGTCAAATCAGCCTTTCCGAAGCTCTACCGTCTGGAGGAGCTATATGGCGGACTCATCAAAGGTGTGATAAAAGGCGCAAGAGAGCGGAAACAGGCAAAAGCCCGCAATGAAGAGTCGAAACAGAGTGCGAAAATGTTCTCTTTCCGTTCGGGGATGGGGATTCTTCCTGACACAATAGCTGCACAATTTCCTGACAGAATTAACTACAACTGTAAAGTTTCTAAGGTGACTAAAGAGGAGAACGGATATTCCGTTACCTACGAGAAGAACGGTACCACTCACACTATCAAATGCGACATACTCCTCTCGACTCTTCCAGCACATGTCTCTGCAGATGTGTTTGCCGATTTTGATCAGAATCTTTCATCTCATTTCAGAGAGATCTACCATCCACCTGTAAAAGTACTCTTCGTCGCTTTCAAAAAGAGTGAAATCAGGACTCCTCTTGACGGATTTGGGTTTCTGATTCCGAGCAAGGAGAAGAAGATATTTCTTGGTGCCATCTGGAGTTCTGTAATTTTTGAAAACAGATGCAATTCGAATCTTGCTGCCTTCACTGTTTTTATTGGTGGTGCCAAGAACTTTGATGTGTTCAGACGCTTTGGTAAAGAAATCGAATCGAAAGTGATTGAGGAGTTACGCCACATCATGAAAATTTCCGGAGAACCCGTATTCTCCAAATCCAGGATGTGGGATAAAGCGATACCTCAGTATAACCTTGGATATTACCTTCACGATATCTATTTCAATAAAATTGAAACGGAAAACCCCGGACTGTTATTTTCAGGTAATTTCAGGGAAGGTATTTCAATCGGTGATTGCTTTAAAAACTCAAAACCAGCAGCGGAAAAGGTAAAAAAATACTTATAG